In Methylobacterium sp. WL1, the sequence TCCCGGACACGTGCGTGCCATGACCATCCCGATCCACGATCGCGGGCATGTCGAAAGGAGGCCGCGCCCGCGAAATCCACTCGTAGAAGTCGGCTGAGGCCGGCGAGATCCGCGTTCCGCCAGGGGTCGCCAGGTTCCGGAACTCTGGATGCCCTGCATCTATGCCGGTGTCGACCACGGCCACCAGCACGCCAAGGCCGGTAAAGCCGCGCGCATAGGCGGTCGCGGCATTGATGGCTCCGAGACCCCAATCGTTCCGATACTCGGGCGTATCGAAATCCGACGCCGTCAGGCCCAGGAACGCGGGCGAGCGTCTCACGACACCTTGGGCCGCCGCCGGCTCCAGCGCTGCGGCGAGTGCCACAAGCGAGCAGCCGAGTAGAAGCCCGCGCCGAGCCCGTCCATGCCGCCTTCCGACGCGGTCCGCTCGCGTGTCAGGGCCGCAGCGTTCACCCGTCGGGCTCATGGCATCGTGCCGGTCTGACATGAGGGTCGTCCGTTCAGTCCCAAGGAAGGTTGGTCGCGGGACTTACGCAGGCACTCCTTTGACAGACTATGACACCCCGGGCACAGGGTGCCGCGCACGCGCGATTTGGCACTTTCTTCACCCCTTTTGAGACGTACTGCATGCGGCGGGGCCACGCGATGAGCGCACTCGATCCGGATTGACCGGCGGGAAGCCTATCCAAGGGTCCGGCCGAAGTGTGTCGAAAAGAATCGATATTATTCGGCGTTTTCAATTTGCTTCCTGCGATAGTGCTCGTCGAAAGACTGACATCAATCGCTGGGGAGCGGGATCATTGCGGGTCCGATACGATGAGACATCACAGCGCCCTCGCCGACTCTGTAGAACAGCAGCGGGGCCCGGCCCCATCGACGGCGTCCCCTTCTGGCGCGGAGGCGTTCCGCTCAGGCGAAGCGGATGCCGCAGCCCCGGCCCCCGGAATCGCCTGCCTCCGCTTCGAGCCCCCCGGCGATCCGGCCGCGCTGGGCCGGGCCTGGCAGGCGCATCTGGCGCCGGTCTTCGCGGTCAGCTTCGGACCCGAGACCGACCTCACCGTCCCGATCGCGATGCGCAGCTATCACCTCGGCGAGCTGCTGGTCGGCGACGTGATCGCGCCCGCGCACATCCTCGAACGGTCGCCGGAGATGATCCGCCAGCAGGGGCTCGACCACATCCTGCTGCAGTTCTACCGGCGTGGCCAAAGCCTCGTCGAGACGGACCACGACGCTGAGCCGGTCGGCGAGGTCCAGTGCATCGTGTTCGATCTGGCCCAGCCCGCGCGCATCGTCGCGGGCGCCGTCGATGCCACGAACGTCGTGATCCCGCGCGTCTTGCTCGAGAAGCAGGGCTGCCACCCCGACGCCCTGCACGGCCGGCCCCTGGACCACGACGGTGACCCGTTCGGGCGCCTGGTCCACAGTTTCGTCGCCAACGTCGTGGCCTGCGGCGACCGTCTGGACCAGCGCGAGGCCCTGGCGGCGGCCGCGGCGATCACCCAGCTCTGCGCGACCTGGCTGCGCGGCCGGGACGCGGGGAACCCTGTCCCGCACCAGGACGTGCGGATCCGGGTCCGCCGGTTCATCGAGGCCGAGCTCGGCAACCCGAAGCTCTCGCCGGCGCTGATCGCCGCGCGGCTCGGCCTGTCGCGCTCGACCCTGTACCGCGTGTTCGCGCCGAACGGCATCGTCAGCTACATCCGCGACCGCCGCCTGATGCACGCGATGCGGATGCTGGTCCGGGACGAGGCGCAGCCGGCGCGCGTCTCGCGGGTCGCCTTCGCGGTCGGCTTCTCGGACGAGCGCACCTTCCGGCGCGCCTTCAAGCGCCGGTTCGGCTTCATCCCGAGCGACGCCGCGCAGCGCCCGGGCCCCGGCCGGGGACCCGAACCCCTGTCGGTCCTGCAGAGCTGGATCGAGAGCCTCTGAAGGGGCCGGCCCGCGCGCGGAACGCCCGGTCCGATCATCGGCCGGTCAGGCCGAGGGTCTCACAGAGGGCGCGTTTCTGGCAGGTGCGGTCGGCAGCAGGCCGTGGAGCGCCATGCCGATGAGCATCGCGGCGACGAACACCAGGACTGGCACCGCTCCCGTGGACAGGGCCGCCACCGCCGGGCCGGGACAGAAGCCGGAGAGCCCCCAGCCGATCCCGAACAGGGCGGCGCCGAGGAGCAGGGGCGCATCGATCCTGCGCCAGCCCGGCAGGTCGAAACGGGTATCCAGCACCGGGCCAGGAAGGCGCCGGCTCACGGCATAGCCGAGCCCCGACACCGTGACGGCCCCTCCGAGCACGAGGACCAGACTGGGATCCCAGGCGCCCGCGACGTCGAGGAAGCCGCGCACGCGGGCCGGATCGAGCATGCCGGAGAGCGCCAGGCCGAGCCCGAAGGTGAGGCCGGCGGCCAGGGCCGCGAGGCTGCGCAGGGCCGCGCTCACGCCAGCACCCGGGTTGCGGCCACCGTCAGCATGCCGGTTGCGAGGAAGACCAGCACCGCCGCGAGCGAGCGGGGCGACAGACGGGCGAGGCCGCACACCCCGTGCCCGGATGTGCAACCGGAACCGAGCCGGGTCCCGAAGCCGACCAGCAGGCCGGCCAGGGCCAGGACCGGCAGGTTTGCTGCGATCCGCATCTCGGGCCAGCGCCCGGCCAGCAACGCGAAGGCCGGCGGCCCGAGGACCAGCCCGAGCAGGAAGGCGGCGTCGGCGAGCCAGCGCGCGCGCCCGGGCCGGCCGAGGCCTGCGACCAGGCCGCTGATCCCGGCGATCCGGCCGTTCAGCAGCAGGAGCATCGCGGCGGAGAGGCCGATCAGCAGGCCGCCCGCGAGCGGCGGGAGATAGGTGCTCATGCAGGTCTCGCTTCGGGGTCTCGTGTCGCGACTCGAAGGCCGCCCCGGCAGCCCCCGACCATCGGGGTAGCGCCCGGGACGGCGCGGAACAAGCCTTGCCAAACGCCCTTGAACCGGCAATTATCGATTACTTTCAGGCACTTAATGAAGATCGTGCTCTTTCACGAGCAATCCGCGAACGAAACCTTCTCCTCAACGGCCGGGCAGGCGGAAGAGCTTTCCTGGAACGAGCCGGGACCTCGCCGGACCTGCTTCGGACTTCGAATCGGGCCGGCACGATCGGCTCCCGCAGCGACGACAGCGCGAAAGGTTCAGCGACGATGGCGCACGGTGATCAAGTGGTTTTCCAACGGCTCGACCTCGCGGAGATCCTGGGGATCTGGCGCCATGCGCGGGGGCGGATCGTCGGCATCCACCGGCAGCACGGCCATTCGGCCACGGTCGACGTGAAGTTCGAAGGGCACGAGACGCTGGAGCACTACCTCGCCGACCTGTTCCAGCTGGTGCATTGATGACGCCCGTCATCCAGAACCCCTGCAGGATCCGCCGGACGTGACGGTCTCGGCCGCGATCCCGCCGCTGCGTGCCACCAGCCGCAGCAGCCTCGAGGGCGAGCTATGGGCGGAACTGCGCACCGAGGCGGAGGCGGTGCTCGTCGAGGAACCGCTCTATGCCGGGATCGTCCAGGCGACGATCCTGGATCAGCGCAGCCTCGCCCAGGCCTTGGCCTACCGGCTCGCCCACCGCCTGGGCGACGGCGACCTCGCGCGCCTGTCGATGCGCGACCTCTGCCTGTCCGCCTTCGAGGCCGACCCCCATGCCGGGGCCAACGCCGCGCGCGACCTGATCGCCATCCGCGAGCGCGATCCGACCTGCCGGCGCTACCTCGACCCGTTCCTGTTCTACAAGGGCCTGGCGGCGCTCGAAGCCTACCGGGTCGCCCACTGGCTCTGGCACCAGGGCCGCGCGACGCTCGGCCTGCATGTCCAGAGCCGCATCTCGGAGGTGTTCGGCTGCGATATCCACCCGGCCGCCCGGATCGGCTCGGGCGTATTCATCGACCACGCCACCGGGGTCGTGATCGGCGAGACCGCGGTGGTGGCCGACGACGTATCGATCCTCCAGTCGGTCACGCTGGGCGGCAACGGCAAGGAGAGCGGCGACCGGCACCCGAAGGTCGAGCGCGGGGTGCTGCTGAGCGTCGGGGCCAAGGTGCTCGGCAACATCCGCATCGGCGAGGGAGCCAAGGTCGCGGCCGCCGCGGTGGTGCTGCACGACGTGCCGCCACACACCACCGTGGCGGGCGTCCCGGCCCGGGTGGTGTCACGCCTTGCCGCGGGCGCCGAACAGCCGGCGCTGAGCATGGATCAGTCCTTCGGCTTCGGGGACGGGATCTGATCCCGGCCAGAAAAATTTTTCTCTCAGACGAGAATCGCCAATCCTGAAAGATTGGCGTTGCGATGAGAATATAATTCCATAATCTTGAGAATTTGCGCGCCCGTCATTCTACAATCGTAGCGCTACCGGGCGATTCATTCCACGAAGCGTCGGTAAATAAGAAAAATCGTTTCGTTGACCGCGTGTGGAATCAAAGCTTACCTTGGCTTTGCTGGCTCGCTGAAGCAACGGGCAAGTGTCGCGCAGGCCGCTGACTGTGCGGATGCGCTAAAATGAGATCTTCTCAAAGGCGACACGGTCATCCGATCTTGTCGGAATCAACAAAACATTGTGCCCGACCTGCACGTCCTGCGCGGTAGCTCGCCAAGCCGTGGGTCAATGCGGCGCGCCTGCAATCGAGACGAAAGAGGACGAACGATGAGTGGACCGGGTCTGAGCGTGAGCGCCACGGCGGCACGCAATCTTGCGACAGCCACCGTCACGTCGGTCCAGAACGCGGCCAACACGCCGCGCTGGCTCCTCCGGCTCCTGCCCTTCGTGGATGTCGCGGGCGGCGTCTACCGCGTCAACCGGCGCGCCGTCGTGCTGGCCCAGCCCGGCCGCGTCGACCTCGTCACCGAGAACAAGGACCGGACGATCCGCTCCGCCTCGCTGCGGGCGGTGCCGCTGTTCAGCCGCCTGGGTGATGCCGAGCTGGCGAAGATCGCCGAGCGCTTCACCGAGAGCAAGCACAAGGCCGGCAAGATCATCCACGAGGAGGGCGCCGGCACCCGCACCCTGACCGTGGTGGCGGACGGCACGGTCGAGCTGACCTTCTCGGGCCCCTACAAGGGCCGCCTGCGCCAGGGTCTGGCGACCCGGGGCGATTATTTCGGTGACGGCGACCTCCTCGGCGCCGGCGCGCCCGCACCGGCCGTCAAGGCGCTCTCGGCGGTCACCCTGCTGACCCTGGATCCGGACGCCCTCGAGAGCGACGAGATCCGCGCCAAGATCGCGCAATACCGGGAGGAGCAGGAGCGGCTGAAGGGCCATACCAGCTCGCACGGCGAGCAGGGGATCGAGCTGCTGGCGGTCCAGACCGGCGAGCCGCGGCTGCCGACCACCTTCGTCGACTATGAATCGCATCCGCGCGAGTATCACCTGTCGACGATCCAGACGATCCTCAACACCCATACCCGCGTCACCGACCTCTACTCGAACGAGATCGATCAACTCCGCGAGCAGATCCGCCTCACCGTCGACGCGGTGAAGGAGCGCGAGGAGTGGGAGTTGCTCAACAACTCGCAGTTCGGCCTCCTGAACGAGGTCGGCCCGCGTCAGCGCATCCCCACCCGCGGCGGCCCGCCCACCCCTGACGATCTCGACGAGCTCCTGACCCTGGTCTGGAAGAAGCCGGCCTTCTTCGTCGCGCATCCGCGCGCCATCGCGGCCTTCGGCCGGGAGGCCACCCGCCGCGGCGTGCCGCCGGTCGTCGTCCACCTGTTCGGCGCCCCGTTCATCACCTGGCGCGGCGTCCCGCTGGTGCCGAGCGACAAGCTGCCGATCGACATCGATCCGGTCACCGGCGCCGAGACCACCTCGATCCTGCTGCTGCGCGTCGGCGAGGGCGAGCAGGGCGTGGTCGGCCTGCAGAAGTCGGGCGTGACCGGCGAGATCGAGCCCGGCCTGTCGGTGCGCTACATGGGCACCAACGATCACTCGATCGCCTCGCACCTGGTGACCCGCTACTTCTCGGCCGCCGTGCTGGTCGAGGACTCGATCGCCCGCCTCGATAACGTCCTCCTCGGCAACTACCATGACTATGCCTGAGGGACTGGCCTTCGGCCGACCGGAGGCGAGCCCGGCCGAGCTCGCCCACAGCGATCTGATCGGGCGCCTCGCCCGTGAGATCTACCAGCAGGGGCAGGCCGCGAGCCGGCCCCTCGCCCCGACGCTGCCCGCGGGACCGCAGGTCCCGCAGGCCCTCGAAGGCCTGCCTCAGGGACCGGGCGGCGCCCCGGTGCCGAGCGCGGCCACGGGAATCCCCTCGGCTCCGGCCGGGGGGCAACCCTCCGGCCTGCAGCCGGATGCTTCCGCCCTCGGGGCCCGGTCGTTCGGCGGTCCCGCGCTCGGCGTGCCCGGTCTCACCGGCCCGATCGTGCCGAACCTGGCGCCGGCGAGCCCGGCCTTCTTCGACGTCGCCGCGATCCCGCCGGTCCATCCGGCGAGCCCGCGTCCGGTCCTGCCGGATTTCGGGGGCCCGAGCGCGCCGGCGTCCTTCCCAACCGCGCCGGCGGCCTTTCCAAGCGCGCCGGCGGCCTTCCCGGGCGGTCCCGACCTGTACCGGCAGGTCGCCGGGGATCATCCCCGGGCCAAGGCCTTCGCGCACGCGATCGCGCCGCAACTCGTGCCGGCCGACCCGGCGCGGCCGGGCGGCGACGTCGCCCAGGAGAGCTTCGCGCGAACCGGGCACCTGTCCCGGGCGCCCGAGGCGCCGCTGTCCGACTACTACTTCCTGAACGCCGGCCCGGGGCCAGCCCGCAAGGCGCCGGCGAGCCCGCGGGTGGAGCCCGCCCGCTATCCGGGGCCCGCCCCGCGGCTCACCGCGCAGGGGGCGAGCCCCGTGGCGGCACCGTTCGACGTGGAGCATGTCCGGCGGGACTTCCCGGCCCTGCACCAGAGCGTCAACGGCCACCCGCTGGTCTGGCTAGACAACGCCGCAACCACGCACAAGCCGCAGGCCGTGATCGACGCGACCTCGGAGTTCTACGGGCGGCACAACTCGAACATCCACCGGGCCGCCCACACCCTGGCGGCGCGCTCCACGGACCTGTTCGAGGGTGGCCGCGAGGCGGTGCGCCGCTTCCTCAACGCCCCCTCGAAGGACGACATCGTCTTCCTGCGCGGCACCACGGAGGCGATCAACCTCGTCGCCAACTCCTTCGGGCGGGCCAATATCGGCCCGGGCGACGAGATTATCGTCTCGACGATCGAGCACCACGCCAACATCGTGCCGTGGCAGCTCCTGTCCCAGGCGACCGGTGCGACGCTGCGGGTGATCCCGGTCAACGACCGGGGCGAAATCATCTTCGAGCAATACGCGGCCCTGCTCTCGGGCCGGACGAAGATCGTCTCGGTGACCCATGTCGCCAATGCGCTCGGTACCGTGAACCCGGTGCGGGAGATCATCGCGCTGGCCCACGCCTACGGGGTGCCGGTGCTGGTCGATGCGGCGCAATCCTCGCCGCACATGCCGCTCGACGTGCAGGCCCTCGACGCCGACTTCCTGGTCTTCTCCGGCCACAAGGTGTTCGGGCCGACGGGGGTGGGCGCGCTCTACGGCAAGACGCAGCTGCTCGCCGCGATGCCGCCCTGGCAGGGTGGCGGCCACATGATCGAGGACGTCACCTTCACCCGGACCGTCTACAAGGGCGCCCCGGAGAAGTTCGAGGCGGGCACGCCGGACATCGCGGGCGCGGTCGGCCTGGGGGCGGCGCTCGATTATCTGGAGCGGATCGGACTGCCGGCGATCGCCGCCTACGAGCACGACCTTCTGGACTACGCACAGGGCGGTCTCGCCGAAGTGAAGGGCCTGCGCCTGATCGGCACGGCCCGCGAGAAGGCGAGCGTGATGTCCTTCGTGATCGAGGGGCAGGAGAACGAGGCGGTGGCCCACCATCTCGACGCGCACGGCATCGCGGTGCGCTCGGGCCATCACTGCGCCCTCCCGGCCCTGCGCCGGTTCGGGGTCGACCAGTCGGTGCGGGCCTCCCTGGCCTTCTACAACACCAAGTCGGACGTCGACGTGTTCCTGAAGGCGCTGCACAGCCTGCCGCGGCACTGAGTGTTGTCCCGGACCGAAGGCCGGCCGGACCCCGACAGGTCCGGCCGGCCTTTTTTTGGGGGGCGGCGCGTGGGGTCGGATCCAGCACGGCCTGCCACCGGCATGAGCCGACGTGGGATGCGGCTGCGCGGCTTTAACCAGGAAACGCCTTCGATCCACGCGTCGGCGGTAAGCTCTTTCTCGATATCGGCCGGTCGAGGCGAAGACCTGTCCTGCCGCCGCGCAATATTCGAAAAACCCTTTCGTTGACCCGTCGCGGTGCCGGGCGGACGATGGCGGCCCGCTTCGCAGCCCCCCTCGCCTGCATGACCGTCGCCGTCCCGCTCCCCGACATCGTCCGTAGCCTGGCCGAGACCTTCGCGGACCGTGCGGCCGGGCATGACCGCGCCGGCACGTTCCCGCATGACAACATCGCGGCGCTGCGCGCGGCCGGGCTGCTGGCGCTCACCGTGCCGCGGCGGCTGGGCGGCGGCGGCGCCGGACTGGAGCGGGCCGCCGCATCGGTCCGCACCATCGCGGCCGGCGATCCGGCGACCGCCCTGGTGCTGGCGATGCACTGTCTGCAGCACGGGATCATCCATCGGGCGGATTCGGCTTGGCCACGCGCCGTCGCCGAGGCGGTCGGCAGGGCCGCCGTCGAGACCGGGGCGCTAATCAACGCCCTGCGGGTCGAGCCGGAACTGGGCACGCCGGCCCGGGGCGGGGTGCCCGAGACGATCGCCCGGCGCGATGGCAAGGTTTGGCGGATCACCGGGCGGAAGATCTACGCTACCGGCGCGCCGGGGCTCGCCTACGGGGTCGTCTTCGTCCGAACCGACGAAGACGTTCCGCGGATCGGCAACGTGCTGGTGCCGTTCGCAGCGAAGGGCCTTCGCGTCGCGGAGACCTGGGACCATCTCGGCCTGCGGTCTTCGGCGAGCCACGACGTGTTCTTCGAAGATGTGCCGGTCCCGGACGATCACGCGGTCGACCTGCGGCCGCCGGAGGGCTGGCAGCGGCCGGACCCGGCCCAGCAGGCCTGGAGCTGCGGCCTCCTGGCGGCGCTCTACGACGGGGTAGCCGGGGCCGCACAGAATTGGTTCGTCGGCTACCTGCTTGCGCGCAAGCCCGGCAGCCTCGGGGCGCCGCTGGCCAGCCTGCCGCGCTTCC encodes:
- a CDS encoding helix-turn-helix domain-containing protein is translated as MRHHSALADSVEQQRGPAPSTASPSGAEAFRSGEADAAAPAPGIACLRFEPPGDPAALGRAWQAHLAPVFAVSFGPETDLTVPIAMRSYHLGELLVGDVIAPAHILERSPEMIRQQGLDHILLQFYRRGQSLVETDHDAEPVGEVQCIVFDLAQPARIVAGAVDATNVVIPRVLLEKQGCHPDALHGRPLDHDGDPFGRLVHSFVANVVACGDRLDQREALAAAAAITQLCATWLRGRDAGNPVPHQDVRIRVRRFIEAELGNPKLSPALIAARLGLSRSTLYRVFAPNGIVSYIRDRRLMHAMRMLVRDEAQPARVSRVAFAVGFSDERTFRRAFKRRFGFIPSDAAQRPGPGRGPEPLSVLQSWIESL
- a CDS encoding DUF6691 family protein — protein: MSAALRSLAALAAGLTFGLGLALSGMLDPARVRGFLDVAGAWDPSLVLVLGGAVTVSGLGYAVSRRLPGPVLDTRFDLPGWRRIDAPLLLGAALFGIGWGLSGFCPGPAVAALSTGAVPVLVFVAAMLIGMALHGLLPTAPARNAPSVRPSA
- a CDS encoding YeeE/YedE family protein, with amino-acid sequence MSTYLPPLAGGLLIGLSAAMLLLLNGRIAGISGLVAGLGRPGRARWLADAAFLLGLVLGPPAFALLAGRWPEMRIAANLPVLALAGLLVGFGTRLGSGCTSGHGVCGLARLSPRSLAAVLVFLATGMLTVAATRVLA
- the cysE gene encoding serine O-acetyltransferase, whose amino-acid sequence is MTVSAAIPPLRATSRSSLEGELWAELRTEAEAVLVEEPLYAGIVQATILDQRSLAQALAYRLAHRLGDGDLARLSMRDLCLSAFEADPHAGANAARDLIAIRERDPTCRRYLDPFLFYKGLAALEAYRVAHWLWHQGRATLGLHVQSRISEVFGCDIHPAARIGSGVFIDHATGVVIGETAVVADDVSILQSVTLGGNGKESGDRHPKVERGVLLSVGAKVLGNIRIGEGAKVAAAAVVLHDVPPHTTVAGVPARVVSRLAAGAEQPALSMDQSFGFGDGI
- a CDS encoding family 2B encapsulin nanocompartment shell protein — translated: MSGPGLSVSATAARNLATATVTSVQNAANTPRWLLRLLPFVDVAGGVYRVNRRAVVLAQPGRVDLVTENKDRTIRSASLRAVPLFSRLGDAELAKIAERFTESKHKAGKIIHEEGAGTRTLTVVADGTVELTFSGPYKGRLRQGLATRGDYFGDGDLLGAGAPAPAVKALSAVTLLTLDPDALESDEIRAKIAQYREEQERLKGHTSSHGEQGIELLAVQTGEPRLPTTFVDYESHPREYHLSTIQTILNTHTRVTDLYSNEIDQLREQIRLTVDAVKEREEWELLNNSQFGLLNEVGPRQRIPTRGGPPTPDDLDELLTLVWKKPAFFVAHPRAIAAFGREATRRGVPPVVVHLFGAPFITWRGVPLVPSDKLPIDIDPVTGAETTSILLLRVGEGEQGVVGLQKSGVTGEIEPGLSVRYMGTNDHSIASHLVTRYFSAAVLVEDSIARLDNVLLGNYHDYA
- a CDS encoding family 2A encapsulin nanocompartment cargo protein cysteine desulfurase, with the protein product MTMPEGLAFGRPEASPAELAHSDLIGRLAREIYQQGQAASRPLAPTLPAGPQVPQALEGLPQGPGGAPVPSAATGIPSAPAGGQPSGLQPDASALGARSFGGPALGVPGLTGPIVPNLAPASPAFFDVAAIPPVHPASPRPVLPDFGGPSAPASFPTAPAAFPSAPAAFPGGPDLYRQVAGDHPRAKAFAHAIAPQLVPADPARPGGDVAQESFARTGHLSRAPEAPLSDYYFLNAGPGPARKAPASPRVEPARYPGPAPRLTAQGASPVAAPFDVEHVRRDFPALHQSVNGHPLVWLDNAATTHKPQAVIDATSEFYGRHNSNIHRAAHTLAARSTDLFEGGREAVRRFLNAPSKDDIVFLRGTTEAINLVANSFGRANIGPGDEIIVSTIEHHANIVPWQLLSQATGATLRVIPVNDRGEIIFEQYAALLSGRTKIVSVTHVANALGTVNPVREIIALAHAYGVPVLVDAAQSSPHMPLDVQALDADFLVFSGHKVFGPTGVGALYGKTQLLAAMPPWQGGGHMIEDVTFTRTVYKGAPEKFEAGTPDIAGAVGLGAALDYLERIGLPAIAAYEHDLLDYAQGGLAEVKGLRLIGTAREKASVMSFVIEGQENEAVAHHLDAHGIAVRSGHHCALPALRRFGVDQSVRASLAFYNTKSDVDVFLKALHSLPRH
- a CDS encoding acyl-CoA dehydrogenase, with the translated sequence MTVAVPLPDIVRSLAETFADRAAGHDRAGTFPHDNIAALRAAGLLALTVPRRLGGGGAGLERAAASVRTIAAGDPATALVLAMHCLQHGIIHRADSAWPRAVAEAVGRAAVETGALINALRVEPELGTPARGGVPETIARRDGKVWRITGRKIYATGAPGLAYGVVFVRTDEDVPRIGNVLVPFAAKGLRVAETWDHLGLRSSASHDVFFEDVPVPDDHAVDLRPPEGWQRPDPAQQAWSCGLLAALYDGVAGAAQNWFVGYLLARKPGSLGAPLASLPRFQEAVGENAQLLAINARLVAGLAAEVDAGRPPPPHEAGFVKLTVTENAIAVVQRAVEFCGNAALARANPLERHLRDVLCARIHWPQADAVRVAAGKAALDVR